The Fusarium falciforme chromosome 4, complete sequence genomic interval ACATGTTGTATACAAGGCCGGAAAGCAGTTCAACCACCCCGTTCTCCAAACTCTCTTGCCCAATCTTCATACTCTTTTAATCCAGCCTTACTAACGCTGGGACGGATTGTCGATAAACTCGCCTCAAAATCGATCAGCTGTATTGGCCGAATCTCATCCATCGTCATGTGCAACAAGGCCTCTCCCAGAGATCGTAGAGGTCCCATGGCTGCATCCTTGGCTAGTGCGGTGATGTCTGAACCTGAGAAGCCTGGAAGTCACTGAGTATTAGCTAGCGTCCAACTGTGTCGAGAAACTTCTACTCACCATCTGTTAGGTCTACTAGTTTGAGGATATCCTCATTCGACAAGTCATGTTTTTGTTCGCCCAAGAGCGTTCGGAGTTGCGTCTCCCGAGTTGTTGGCTCGGGAAGGGGGATGTACTGGCGTCTAACAAATCGTCTTCGAGCTGCTTCATCAATAGCCCATGGTAGGTTGGTTGCAGCCAGCACCAAAACCCGGTTGGCATCccccttttccttttctttgtCACTAGTTTCTCTACCCGCAGCTGCTCGCTGTAGGTCGCTCCACTGGATGAGAAACTCGGTCTTGATTCTCGTAGTGGCCTCATGCTCTCCGGATCCTGTTCGCTGAGATAAGAGCGAGTCAATCTCGTCGACGAAGATGATGCTGGGCGCCAAGGTCCGAGCGAGCCCGAAGAGAGCTCGTACAAGCTTTTCAGACTCTCCCAGATATTTGCTCGTCAAACTGCTAGCAGAAATCGAGAAGAATGTCGACTTGGACTCAGTCGCAACAGCTCTGGCAAGCATCGTCTTTCCAGTTCCTGGTGGCCCGAATAGCAACATGCCCCTTGCCGGTTCTCGAAGCCCCATGAAAAGATCTGGTCTCAAGAACGGGTATACAACTGTCTCGCGAAGAGCGTTTTTCGCTATCTCCAGACCGGCCACATCGCTCCAATGGACTTCATCTCCCTGCACAACGATGTCGTTAAGGATTTGTTTGGCTGCGTCCTCGTCAACGCCAGGAGGCAGATTCTTCAAaatctttgccttcttctttttccacTCCGTCATCTCGTCGGAGCTTTTCCCAGATTGAGCCCCATCTGAGGAGCCTTCTTGGGTATCCGTCTCAGTGGCTGTCTCTTTTGCCTTTGCtcgtcttgaccttgagacGGATCGACCTGTGTCATCCGCCGACGCGCTCGACGTCGAGACATGCCGCGTTTTCCGCTCACGTCGTCGTGATCGTTCCCTTTTCTCTGGGTTTGGTTTTGGCGGTTTCAAAGCCCTCCCGGATCTCTTCGGTGCTGGACTTCTACTCGGATATGCATCCGAGACACTTCTTCTCTCCGATGTCTCTCCGGAATCGTCAGCGGTTTCAACGCCGTTTGCCACCTCGTGTTTAGACACTTTACGGGGTGATGACGACACCCCGATATTGTCTCGGCTGCTCGTAAATCGTTCGGACCGACTTGTGTAGTTGTCTGGGGAGGGCAGATCCTGATAGGATAGTGAATTGAGAGCGCTTGATGCCGCAGTAACGGACAACATGGATGGACGTGCATAGCAGTACTCGTCAGAATGACGCGTGGAGCTCGAAGACTCCCCATTGAAATCATTCTCCCTGGGTACCACTAGCCTTCTTGAATGACTGTCCCATTGCACTGGGGCTGGCCTGCGAACTTGTTCCAAGGAAGCGCGAgagcttgggcttggagTCGCAGGACCCGCCTCAGGCTGACTGCTCCTTAGAAGTCTGTCCTTGGAACCGAGAGCGCTCCATGCCAAAGTCGCAGCCTTGCTTGGCCCTTCAGCCACAGGCCTTGGGGTTTTGCGAGTTTTGATGGGCCTGTCGCCTGGCCTTCCCGAACGCAGGGTGGTTCTCATGGTATGCTTTTCGGGACTTGGTGATCGCAATGTCTTATTCGGCCTTGGGGGTAGATTCGGGGCGTTGGGCGACGATGATCGTGgcagcgatgacgaggatgcgTTTGGGTCGAGATATGCGCTGGGTCCATCCACGATAGCCTGCTCCGATGAAGTGCGTCGGGGTTGCGATGGACGATGTGGAAGTGACGGTCGCGATAGTTCAGAGTATTGTACAGCGGGTATCGTGCCTTGTCCTATGGATCCCCGGCCTCTGTCGTTGTCTGGAAGGCTAGGTCGTTTAATCAACTTGCCActgggcggtggtggtgatagTGTCTCTTCCTGCCGCGACACACGCAGCGCCTCAAGAAGATCGATCCGCTCCTTGCATTGCAGTTCCAACTCTCTCAGGGCGTCCTGCAGCGCCTTCTCGGTATCGGTGCGCACGCTATATGATGGAGGTGCTCGGTTCGCATGATAATCGTAGATCTGGTCGAGGGCACTCCTCCAGTGCCgcatggcctcggcctcacTTCCCTGAACTCGCCAGCCATTGTTAGAGCAAAGTTAAAAATACCGAAAAGTCAAAAACACCAAACTTTCGGTCGTACCTGGCTTTCATAGTAGACGGCAGTCGAACAACTCAGGTAGCTATCATCGTAGGTTTTCTGCAGCACAGCCAGGGCCTTGTTCCGTAACATGGCTCCGGCGGCAGGGCAATACCATAGTAGCCCAGAGCGTAGCCCTCGTTGCGCTCAGTCCGCCGACTGTTTTTGATGTTTGTCGTTGTCGAAAGCAGGCTCTGGGACAGATGCCGAACGGTGGGTACGTGCTTGACGGAAATCCCGAGCTTTGTCAGCCAAATGAGTTGGGCTGGGGAAATCGCGCTTCGTGATCGGGTCGGGGTGTTTCCAGGGGCTGGGTGTGGTTGAGACTGGCGATCAGGAGCCTTCTCGTGTCCGTGATGGTTGAAACGTGATGGAGTTGGTCGTTGTACTTCGTACATGGCAGAGCAAGTAAGTCGGGCAGGCGGTGACGTAGTCTCGCTCGCACTGCCCACCCCCGTCGCAATCTGTCGTGGCGGGGTACTTATTGCTCGTTGCCAGCCTCGTCCGGAAATGACAAAGTTCTACTAATTCCTGTTCTCGACGTGCCATGTTGAAATGAGACAAAACCATGCTGCAAGTGCTGAAATGTTTCAAAGAATATCACGCATAGAAATTCACCGTTGTTGCTTGCGTGGCAGCCAAATCTGGAAACCTTTATGGAGCCTGGCTCGCCTGCAAGAGATGCAGCTAATCGTCTGAATGCCAGCAGGCGGCTTGACCGTACCATTATTATGGGGGCATTTGTGTAAGAGAGTGATGGAAATCTAGGCCCTTTGGATACACGCCACCCATCTGCTGCCATTTTATGACAATAATACACGTATCTCGGCTGTGGTTCTGGGAAATACGGATCGAAGCCgcccctcttcctcatcgtcatccgaATTCGCAGagtcctcgtcttcctccagaATCACTtcttcaagctcctcgaaGTCGTTACAGAATTGTTCTGCAGCCTCCTCAGTGACTTGTCGAGCCAGTTTCGAGTCCTGAAGGTGCTTCAGGTTCTCCATAGCATCCATGAGCGCGGATGGTAGGAAGTCATCCAGGGTTTGGCTCGCCTGGCCAAGTAGTTTTTCGTCCAGCGGACCAGCATCTTTGTCCTTGTTCTCTTCTAGAAATGAGAAGATCGGGTCAAGGCCGGACCCTTTTCGGAAGAAGTTGTACTGGCTGACGACTAGTTttttggcctcctcctctgatTTGCCCCGAAGCTGTTGGGTCCTTCGTCGGGTGAACTCGAACGGCTCTAAACATGCTGTTGCAGATGATATGCAGTTGATGAGAAAGATGGCACCTTTTTGATCCTTCATAACCTTGGCCATATTCTCACACCCTGCCATAAAAGGCTCAAAAGCTTCCGCCAACACATTCTCAAACTCGCTCTCGCGATCCTCCGAAGCAGACAGAGAAGAGTCATAGGTCTTGCTGATAGCCTTGAGTTGCTTCAATGAGTCTTGTAGGAAAGCAGGGGGCCCAAGGTCTGAAGGAGCATGCTGAAACTCTCCCTGCAAAGTGGCAATGTGATCCCTAACCAATGCCCGGAACTGGCGAAGAGCCTCCGTCTCAAGACCCTCGACCAGCTCCACCAAGTTGGTATTTGGACCAAGAGTCTTCTGGAATGTGATGCGGTAGAAGTTGACGAGATTCGCGAGCTTGTAGGCTGGGATTGTCTCTTCGTTCGATTGGATCACTTGTTCCATCCGTTGGCGAAGCACACGAGCTGCGCCAGAAATGTCGCGGTCCACCAAATCATTCAACGCCTTCAAAGCGTTGAAGTcggcctcaacctcgtcatcttccgcGATAAGGCGCCAAATTTCAGCATCTCGACCGGATTTCAATCCCTTTGCAAGCTCCTCACCCTCGGCGACGAACAATACCTCCAGTGCCTCACGCTCGCTGACCGTTGCTGAATGGATCCAGGCCAGCATGTCACCCACGTACCGCAGAGGGTCATGTGCAGTCATATCGATGGGCTTGACTGAAGGATCCTCAGTCCCTGACGGGGAGCTTCCAGTCAGGGCGACATAGAATGAGTCGGAAAGGATTCGTTCTCGTGCTTCGGAGAAGAAATCCAGGCAGTTCTGGAATAGAGAAGGCCTTTCAGCAAGCACTCTGAGGGCCCGTCGAATTGACGAGTTCATCTGTAGGTTTTCAAGGTTCAGCGTCTTGAACTCTCGTTGTATCCACTTGTAAAGTTTCTGGAAGCCAAGGTTGATGTTCTTTGACGTTTGCTCCATCAACTCCAACCCCAAAGTTTGTTTTTCAAAGCCAAGCAAGATCTCACAGTCTTTGCTAATCTTCTTCGCTTTACCCAATGCTTCAAAGAAACGGTCATCGACCGGTTCGGCTGTCATGGTTAAGGCCGCGATCTCACTCTCAGACATGATGAAATGCTTCCTGAAAGCGCCTAGAAGGTCCTGCTTGACCTCGACCTGTCTCCTTTGCTCGAGAAGTGATGATGCTTCGGAGAGTGCTGGCGTTGTTTGCTCGTGAGCTGCAACAACCTGGCTTTTCATGTCCTCATAGCCGCTGTTTAGCTTGTCGATGGTTGTCTTGATGCGTCGGAGTTGCTATAAGTATGTTAGTATTAATCTTCTTACTTAGAGATGGAATAAACCCACCTCAGCGACACGACCAAACTCGGCGATGACTTCTCCGTTGCTGTCGATAACTTCTTTTTGCAGGTCCAGCCGTACTCGTCGGCGAGTTTCGGCATCATTTTGAATTCCTCGTTGatcaagaagagagagagcaTCCCTGAACTCACTATCAGAGTGTGTCGTCGACAAGACACTTGTAACTTTCGATGCAAGAGGAGTTAAACTTTTTGGGGTTGATGGAGTTTGGGGATAACTGTCTGGAGAGACAAGTCCTGCACTAGAGGAGTCCCTCAAAGGAAGGGTCTTTAGAGACCAGGGGCGATCTGAAGACATCTTGCGAGATGTGTTCGGGATCCTTCTAGTCACCTGAGCTGAACGACTGAATGTTCGACAGATGCTACCTCATTTCGGGGCCGCGATTAAGACAAATCAAATGATTTCACTGAAAACAAATCAAAGTGAAGGACAGTGACCCGGATCCGTGAGGGATGAACAAATGAATAGCATGGGCTTCGCATGTAAGAGACATCCTGAGTGCAACGGTGTCGTGAGTGTGAGTGAGGCCTGGAATGGGCAGGCGGTGTGGCGCAAGTTGTGGGGCCTGATCGGTCATTGTCCGGCAGAACCCCGTCACCGCTTTGTAGCGTCATACCTGCGACTGTGATGCCTGGAGGCGTTCGAAGCCCCAATTCATTCATTAGACTGCGTGAGGAGCGGTCGCCTGCTGTTTTGTTTCAAGATCTCACAGTGAACTCTTTGCTAGGTCTGCCCTGAGCCTGCTTTTACAAGATTCTCGGTTTCGTCTGGTGTTCGGTACAGGCATGTGCTCTCGGTCACGCTTATCCGGGTCACCTGGCTCGTGACCATTTGGCTCTCGATAACAACGCTGACGGTTTCCAGGACGAGGAATCTAGCTTTTTACCTTCGAGGCTGCTTCATCTTCGACTCTGTTTATCCAGCACCGCCGGAGTTCTCGACCCTTGATAACTACTTTCTTTCCACCTCCGATTTCATTGATATCGTGCCTCAACTTGCCTTGTGCCGACCTCTATCGCGATACCAGGGCGACATGCCCACCGAACATCATCGGTGATTCATTGCCCCAAGGGCCACCATGACTTCCAATATCTTCTCCCGTCTCAAGTCCCCTACGAGGGAGAGCCGGTCATTTTACGAACAGCTGCGTTCCCGAGACGATGACGAATACGACCCTGGTCTTGATGAAGAGAATCTCGGGCACCGTTTTGATGGCTTCCCGGCCGAAGAGCTCGGTATTAGCGATAGCCGCATGACAGTAGAAAGCGCGGCCGTGGACCCGAAGGGAAAAGGCAGAGCTGTACCCCAACCTATGCGAAGTCCTAGTGGGCCGACTCCGAGATGGCATTTGAACGACGATGAGGTCGATAATGACGTTCCTGCGTCCCTCTTGGTAGAGCCGAACGAAACCGACAATATACCACCAACGACACCAAGGCGATCAGGTCGGCCAGCCAACAATCGGATCCCATCAACGGCAGGGCCGTCGTCAGCAAGGTCAAGAGCTCAGTGGGAGGCGGCAACCGCGCAGCAGCCCCTACACCCCGACGACCGTTATGGGACACCCACGGGGCCGCAGCCACTCCCCGTGGCCAGAGGAACGATATTGAATAACCCAAAAGAGAAGGCACTCTGGCGATGGGTTAACACCTCAAATCTGGACAGCTTTATGCGGGACGTTTATGACTACTACGAAGGGGGCGGGCTGTGGTGCATATTGTGTGGTAACGCGCTGTGGATTCTGTAAGCCAATTGTCTCGCACTGATGAAAATGTTGAGGCTGACGAGGTGCTACAGGGAGACACTCTTCGTCGCGGTGTTACTGACATTTCTGGGCCAGTGTGTTGATTATTCTCAGATTCCCAAGAGTCGATCGTTGAGTGAAGTTGTCGTTCCGCAATGTACACGGAAAATATCTGGACTCTGGAGTTTTGGAATTTGGCTCtatgccttcttctttatctGGAAGTGTGTGCAGTACTGCGCAGAGATACCCCGTCTCATTCACATCAGGGAGTTTTATATTCACCTACTGGAGATTCCGGAGCAGGATATGCAGACAGTATCCTGGCAAGACGTCGTCGCTCGGATCATGGCTTTGCGCGACCAGAACCCGAAGACGGCGAGGAACGTCCCTGCAAGATTACAGCAGTTTATTGGCAGCCAGTCCAAGGAGAGGCTGGACGCACACGACATCGCCAACCGTCTAATGCGAAAGGAAAACTATCTCATTGCCATGATTAACAAGGACATACTGAATTTGTCCT includes:
- a CDS encoding AAA domain-containing protein, with amino-acid sequence MLRNKALAVLQKTYDDSYLSCSTAVYYESQGSEAEAMRHWRSALDQIYDYHANRAPPSYSVRTDTEKALQDALRELELQCKERIDLLEALRVSRQEETLSPPPPSGKLIKRPSLPDNDRGRGSIGQGTIPAVQYSELSRPSLPHRPSQPRRTSSEQAIVDGPSAYLDPNASSSSLPRSSSPNAPNLPPRPNKTLRSPSPEKHTMRTTLRSGRPGDRPIKTRKTPRPVAEGPSKAATLAWSALGSKDRLLRSSQPEAGPATPSPSSRASLEQVRRPAPVQWDSHSRRLVVPRENDFNGESSSSTRHSDEYCYARPSMLSVTAASSALNSLSYQDLPSPDNYTSRSERFTSSRDNIGVSSSPRKVSKHEVANGVETADDSGETSERRSVSDAYPSRSPAPKRSGRALKPPKPNPEKRERSRRRERKTRHVSTSSASADDTGRSVSRSRRAKAKETATETDTQEGSSDGAQSGKSSDEMTEWKKKKAKILKNLPPGVDEDAAKQILNDIVVQGDEVHWSDVAGLEIAKNALRETVVYPFLRPDLFMGLREPARGMLLFGPPGTGKTMLARAVATESKSTFFSISASSLTSKYLGESEKLVRALFGLARTLAPSIIFVDEIDSLLSQRTGSGEHEATTRIKTEFLIQWSDLQRAAAGRETSDKEKEKGDANRVLVLAATNLPWAIDEAARRRFVRRQYIPLPEPTTRETQLRTLLGEQKHDLSNEDILKLVDLTDGFSGSDITALAKDAAMGPLRSLGEALLHMTMDEIRPIQLIDFEASLSTIRPSVSKAGLKEYEDWAREFGERGG
- a CDS encoding Conserved oligomeric Golgi complex subunit 6: MSSDRPWSLKTLPLRDSSSAGLVSPDSYPQTPSTPKSLTPLASKVTSVLSTTHSDSEFRDALSLLDQRGIQNDAETRRRVRLDLQKEVIDSNGEVIAEFGRVAEQLRRIKTTIDKLNSGYEDMKSQVVAAHEQTTPALSEASSLLEQRRQVEVKQDLLGAFRKHFIMSESEIAALTMTAEPVDDRFFEALGKAKKISKDCEILLGFEKQTLGLELMEQTSKNINLGFQKLYKWIQREFKTLNLENLQMNSSIRRALRVLAERPSLFQNCLDFFSEARERILSDSFYVALTGSSPSGTEDPSVKPIDMTAHDPLRYVGDMLAWIHSATVSEREALEVLFVAEGEELAKGLKSGRDAEIWRLIAEDDEVEADFNALKALNDLVDRDISGAARVLRQRMEQVIQSNEETIPAYKLANLVNFYRITFQKTLGPNTNLVELVEGLETEALRQFRALVRDHIATLQGEFQHAPSDLGPPAFLQDSLKQLKAISKTYDSSLSASEDRESEFENVLAEAFEPFMAGCENMAKVMKDQKGAIFLINCISSATACLEPFEFTRRRTQQLRGKSEEEAKKLVVSQYNFFRKGSGLDPIFSFLEENKDKDAGPLDEKLLGQASQTLDDFLPSALMDAMENLKHLQDSKLARQVTEEAAEQFCNDFEELEEVILEEDEDSANSDDDEEEGRLRSVFPRTTAEIRVLLS